The Lutibacter sp. Hel_I_33_5 genome has a window encoding:
- the murC gene encoding UDP-N-acetylmuramate--L-alanine ligase: MNIHFIAIGGSAMHNLAIALHQKGYQVSGSDDTIHDPSKSRLVKYGLLPEEFGWFPEKISSKLDVIILGMHAKIDNPELLKAQELGLKIYSYPEFLFEQSKDKTRVVIGGSHGKTTITSMILHVLNYHDKKVDYMVGAQLEGFETMVHLTKENDFIVLEGDEYLSSPIDMRPKFHLYKPNIALLSGIAWDHINVFPTFENYKKQFSIFTDSMINGGSMVYNIEDEHVKDVVENSDNHIKKYQYQTPEHFIENGITYLKTAEGNLPLEIFGKHNLQNLAGAKWICQHMQVDEDDFYEAIATFKGASKRLEKIAENKSTVIFKDFAHSPSKVAATTKAVKAQYSERTVLACLELHTYSSLNAEFLAEYKGALDKADKAIVFYSPQAVKIKQLEEVTEKQIANSFERGDLIIYTNPQEFKEFLFCQNLDKSAVILMSSGNYGGLNFDEVKNLI; the protein is encoded by the coding sequence ATGAATATACATTTTATTGCTATAGGAGGTAGTGCTATGCACAATTTAGCAATTGCTTTACACCAAAAAGGATATCAAGTTTCTGGAAGTGATGACACAATTCACGACCCTTCAAAATCTAGATTAGTAAAATATGGTTTGTTACCAGAAGAATTTGGCTGGTTTCCAGAAAAAATCTCATCAAAATTAGATGTTATTATTCTTGGAATGCATGCTAAAATAGACAATCCAGAATTGTTAAAAGCACAAGAATTAGGACTAAAAATTTATTCGTATCCAGAGTTTTTATTTGAGCAATCTAAAGATAAAACACGTGTTGTTATTGGTGGTTCTCATGGAAAAACAACCATTACTTCTATGATTTTACATGTATTAAATTATCATGATAAAAAAGTAGATTATATGGTTGGCGCGCAGTTAGAAGGTTTTGAAACGATGGTGCATTTAACCAAAGAAAATGATTTTATTGTTTTAGAAGGTGATGAATATTTAAGTTCACCAATTGATATGCGTCCGAAATTTCATTTATACAAACCCAATATTGCTTTGTTAAGCGGAATTGCTTGGGATCATATTAATGTATTTCCAACTTTTGAAAACTATAAAAAGCAATTTTCAATTTTTACTGATTCCATGATTAATGGAGGGAGTATGGTATATAATATTGAAGATGAGCATGTAAAAGATGTTGTGGAAAATTCGGATAATCACATAAAAAAGTATCAATATCAAACCCCAGAACATTTTATAGAAAACGGAATAACCTATTTAAAAACTGCTGAAGGAAATTTACCATTAGAAATTTTCGGAAAACATAATCTTCAAAATCTTGCTGGTGCAAAATGGATTTGCCAACATATGCAAGTTGATGAAGACGATTTCTATGAAGCGATTGCAACTTTTAAAGGAGCTAGTAAACGTTTAGAAAAGATTGCAGAAAATAAATCGACGGTTATTTTTAAAGATTTTGCACATTCGCCTTCTAAAGTAGCTGCAACAACAAAAGCTGTAAAAGCACAATATTCTGAAAGAACAGTTTTAGCTTGTTTAGAATTACATACCTATTCTAGTTTGAATGCAGAATTTTTAGCTGAATATAAAGGAGCTTTAGATAAAGCAGATAAGGCAATCGTTTTTTATTCTCCTCAAGCAGTAAAAATTAAGCAATTAGAAGAAGTAACAGAGAAACAAATTGCAAATTCCTTTGAGAGAGGGGATTTAATTATTTATACAAATCCACAAGAATTTAAAGAGTTTTTATTTTGTCAAAATTTAGATAAATCTGCAGTTATTTTAATGAGTTCTGGTAATTATGGAGGTTTAAACTTTGATGAAGTTAAGAATTTAATTTAA
- a CDS encoding BspA family leucine-rich repeat surface protein, which yields MKKNIYKKVLFVISMLLITNITAQNFRTVWRTTAPNESITIPTTGSGYNYTVNWGDGDSDAAQTGNAMHTYVNAGDYTVTISGTFPRIFFNNTGDKLKIRSVEEWGSSIAWTSMLNAFYGCTNLVNNATDVPDLSGVTLMMRTFYNCSNLGTGSATNWNSWNVSSITSMFALFQGASSFNKDISNWNVSNVSGMNFMFYNASSFNQNIGSWVVSKVTNMSNMFDGASAFNQNISSWNVEKVTNMYSMFRATAFNQDISGWNVVKVTDMSIMFFSATSFDQDLSGWNVAAVTDMSNMFTNVTLSTTNYDALLVGWDALSLQSNVTFHGGNSKYQSNAAVNARANMIASDNWTFTDGGRVTVANEWTGTTNTDWSTATNWDIGIVPLDHHNVTIPNVTNDPIISATTGAVTNDITVDGAGLLTVENGGSLIVYGLSSGDLTYTINIPDDKWHLISSPVEVEHYDDTWVANNSIASGQGDNRGVGAYDNTTDADGDWSYYQTGAAAENFLPGIGYSLKRTGAGNVNFTGPIQDSGLSKNITISDEGGGSENRWNLLGNMFPSYIRASELITANAANLTDTHEFVYVWDNTENAGAGGYKALAGTDYIRPGQGFFVNADNSNANNFTIAESLQSHQTGITFYRTSIPSIKLFINDGSLSKSTEIRYENNATTSLDKGFDAGTFTGTSTSFSVYSHLVNNSEGVDFMRQSLPKDNYENMIIPIGVNAETGKEITFTTEALNLPTDIKVFLEDRLTNTITRLDKVNSSYKIIVSNSLKGIGRFYLYTTSESRLNIDDSILLNNINIYRSSKNNLRIVGLPLGKTSLKLFSIHGKQMMSSSFRTNGVKNISLAKLANGVYVVQLDTEKGKLNKKIIKQ from the coding sequence ATGAAAAAAAACATATACAAAAAAGTACTGTTTGTGATTTCTATGTTGCTTATAACCAATATAACAGCACAAAACTTTAGAACAGTTTGGCGCACAACAGCACCGAACGAATCTATTACAATTCCAACAACTGGTAGTGGCTACAATTATACAGTAAATTGGGGCGATGGAGATTCTGATGCAGCACAAACTGGTAATGCAATGCATACCTATGTAAATGCTGGAGATTACACCGTTACAATTTCAGGAACTTTTCCTAGAATATTTTTTAATAATACTGGCGATAAATTAAAAATACGTTCTGTAGAAGAATGGGGTTCTTCTATAGCGTGGACAAGTATGTTAAATGCTTTTTACGGTTGTACTAATTTAGTTAATAATGCAACAGATGTTCCAGATTTATCAGGAGTAACATTAATGATGAGAACTTTTTATAATTGTTCTAATTTAGGTACAGGATCTGCAACAAATTGGAATTCGTGGAATGTTAGTTCTATTACAAGTATGTTTGCTCTTTTTCAAGGTGCTTCTTCCTTTAATAAGGACATTAGTAATTGGAATGTCTCTAATGTTAGTGGTATGAATTTTATGTTTTACAATGCGTCTTCCTTTAATCAAAATATTGGTAGTTGGGTTGTTTCTAAAGTTACTAATATGAGCAATATGTTTGATGGGGCATCTGCATTTAATCAAAATATTAGTAGTTGGAATGTTGAAAAAGTTACTAATATGTATAGTATGTTTAGAGCTACTGCTTTCAATCAAGATATAAGTGGTTGGAATGTGGTAAAAGTTACTGATATGAGTATAATGTTTTTCTCAGCAACTTCTTTTGATCAAGATTTAAGTGGTTGGAATGTTGCCGCAGTTACAGATATGAGTAATATGTTTACCAATGTAACATTATCAACAACAAATTACGATGCTCTTTTAGTAGGTTGGGACGCATTAAGTTTACAAAGTAATGTAACTTTTCATGGAGGAAATTCAAAATATCAGTCAAATGCAGCCGTAAATGCAAGAGCAAATATGATTGCTTCTGATAATTGGACTTTTACAGATGGAGGAAGAGTAACTGTAGCTAATGAATGGACAGGAACAACAAATACAGATTGGAGTACAGCAACAAATTGGGATATTGGTATTGTTCCTCTAGATCATCATAACGTAACAATACCAAATGTAACTAACGATCCAATTATTAGTGCTACTACTGGTGCAGTAACAAACGATATAACTGTAGATGGCGCAGGATTATTAACCGTAGAAAATGGAGGTTCGTTAATTGTGTACGGTTTATCTTCAGGAGATTTAACATATACGATTAATATTCCTGATGACAAATGGCATTTAATATCTTCTCCAGTTGAAGTTGAACACTATGATGATACTTGGGTAGCAAATAATTCTATTGCTTCTGGACAAGGAGATAACAGAGGCGTTGGTGCTTATGATAATACTACTGATGCAGATGGAGATTGGTCTTATTATCAAACAGGTGCAGCAGCGGAAAATTTTCTTCCAGGAATAGGGTATTCTTTAAAAAGAACAGGAGCAGGAAATGTTAATTTTACAGGCCCAATTCAAGATTCTGGTTTATCTAAAAACATAACTATTTCTGATGAAGGTGGAGGAAGTGAAAATAGATGGAATTTATTAGGGAATATGTTTCCATCATATATAAGAGCAAGTGAATTAATAACTGCAAATGCTGCAAATTTAACAGATACACATGAGTTTGTGTATGTTTGGGATAATACAGAAAATGCAGGTGCTGGTGGTTATAAAGCATTAGCAGGCACAGATTATATACGTCCAGGACAAGGGTTTTTTGTAAATGCAGATAATTCTAATGCTAATAATTTTACCATTGCAGAGAGCTTACAAAGTCATCAAACAGGAATTACTTTTTATAGAACAAGTATTCCATCAATAAAGCTATTTATTAATGATGGTAGTCTTTCTAAATCTACAGAAATTAGATATGAAAATAATGCTACAACAAGTTTAGATAAAGGTTTTGATGCAGGAACATTTACTGGAACTTCAACAAGTTTTAGTGTGTATTCGCATTTAGTAAATAATAGCGAAGGAGTTGATTTTATGAGACAATCTTTACCAAAAGACAATTATGAAAACATGATTATTCCTATTGGAGTAAATGCTGAAACTGGAAAAGAAATAACTTTTACTACAGAAGCATTAAACTTACCTACAGATATTAAAGTTTTTTTAGAAGATAGATTAACGAATACAATAACTCGTTTAGATAAAGTAAATTCTAGTTATAAAATTATAGTAAGTAATTCGCTAAAAGGCATTGGTAGATTTTATCTTTATACTACTTCAGAAAGTAGATTAAATATTGATGACTCTATTTTATTAAACAATATTAATATCTACAGATCTAGCAAAAATAATTTAAGAATTGTTGGCTTACCACTGGGGAAAACTAGTTTAAAATTGTTTTCCATTCATGGAAAACAGATGATGAGTAGTTCTTTTAGAACTAATGGAGTTAAAAATATTTCTTTGGCAAAGTTAGCCAACGGAGTTTATGTTGTTCAATTAGATACAGAAAAAGGCAAGTTGAACAAAAAAATTATTAAACAATAA
- a CDS encoding tetratricopeptide repeat-containing sensor histidine kinase, protein MKKLTTLIFISFAFVVSSQESIHKKDSTEIEEFIKKSVDYRRKFKLDSSIIFSTRAIELAREKKQTELLGRALMREGITYYEKTNYDTALEKYNEAIVCFEKVKDTSSIASTYANLGSLHSQQNKLKEAMTYFFKAIDLYKKLDSPKREIISLFNISLISFRQKLYDQSAEYCYEIQKIIKENNFGTYLNTNIENQLGNIFYTDGNLEKATYHFERTLQFSKEKKDIRRQVLSLVNLGAIYLDTNQLNKAEKSYKEALDIMNSIEATLAEKAVVYIGLGDTYYKKKQYNKAISFTNKGLEQAKSQKQTEFERDANKVLAKIYAATKSYKNAYNHVSDFKILADSLSNNSTTALVKDIETKYQTQQKENKILKLENESQLQEIKLQKSSFNTKLSFAGLLLVLISGLFWIHRRKKQQQLDLLQTSIKSTEEEKRRIGRELHDGIASNLIKLSHKTEVNNVALSHELLDSYNEIRGLSHQLNNTSIEGELFINRLLDVFPEDTDSQKFDQQVSPISLSLIEPYSTHSFRIIQELIANNIKYADANHTNVSIKLDNNLLSIVYKDDGKGVKKIKKGNGLKNIEDRITLMNGSFNIETEENDGFKIIISIPYNS, encoded by the coding sequence ATGAAAAAACTAACTACTCTCATTTTCATTTCATTTGCATTTGTTGTTTCTTCTCAAGAAAGTATCCACAAAAAAGATTCTACAGAAATTGAAGAATTCATTAAAAAATCTGTTGATTATAGAAGGAAATTTAAACTAGATTCTAGTATTATTTTTTCTACTAGAGCTATTGAATTAGCTAGAGAAAAAAAACAAACTGAATTATTAGGGAGGGCTTTAATGCGTGAAGGAATTACCTATTATGAAAAAACGAACTACGATACTGCTCTAGAAAAATATAATGAAGCAATTGTTTGTTTTGAAAAAGTAAAAGACACTTCTAGTATCGCTTCTACATATGCTAACTTAGGCTCATTACATTCGCAACAAAATAAGCTAAAAGAAGCAATGACTTATTTTTTTAAGGCCATTGATTTATATAAAAAATTAGACTCACCAAAAAGAGAAATTATTTCACTTTTTAATATCTCCTTAATTTCTTTTAGACAGAAGTTATATGATCAAAGTGCAGAATATTGTTATGAAATTCAAAAAATTATTAAAGAAAATAATTTTGGAACTTACTTGAATACCAATATAGAAAATCAGCTAGGAAATATTTTTTATACTGATGGTAATTTAGAAAAAGCTACCTATCATTTTGAAAGAACATTACAGTTTTCTAAAGAGAAAAAAGATATTAGACGTCAAGTACTTTCTTTAGTTAATTTAGGTGCAATTTACTTAGATACAAACCAGTTAAATAAAGCTGAAAAATCATATAAAGAAGCTTTAGATATTATGAATTCTATTGAAGCTACCTTAGCAGAAAAAGCTGTGGTTTATATTGGTTTGGGTGATACCTATTACAAAAAGAAACAATATAACAAAGCCATTTCATTTACCAATAAAGGTTTAGAACAAGCAAAAAGTCAAAAACAAACTGAGTTTGAAAGAGATGCCAATAAAGTGTTAGCAAAAATATATGCAGCAACAAAGAGCTATAAAAATGCATATAATCACGTTTCTGATTTCAAAATATTAGCAGATAGTTTATCCAATAATTCTACAACAGCACTTGTAAAAGACATTGAAACTAAATATCAAACACAACAAAAAGAAAATAAAATATTAAAACTAGAAAATGAAAGTCAACTACAAGAAATTAAACTTCAAAAATCAAGTTTTAATACTAAACTTAGTTTTGCTGGTTTACTTTTGGTTTTAATTTCTGGATTATTTTGGATACATAGAAGAAAGAAGCAACAACAATTAGATTTATTACAAACTTCTATAAAAAGTACCGAAGAAGAAAAAAGAAGAATTGGTAGAGAATTACATGATGGTATTGCAAGTAATTTAATAAAATTATCACATAAAACAGAGGTTAATAACGTAGCTTTATCTCATGAATTACTAGATTCTTATAATGAGATTAGAGGTTTGTCACATCAGCTAAATAATACTTCTATAGAAGGAGAACTTTTTATAAATAGGTTATTAGATGTTTTTCCAGAAGATACAGATAGTCAAAAATTTGATCAACAAGTATCTCCTATAAGTCTAAGTTTAATAGAGCCTTACAGTACACATTCGTTTAGAATAATTCAAGAACTTATTGCTAATAATATAAAATATGCAGATGCTAACCACACAAATGTTAGTATAAAATTAGATAACAACTTGCTATCTATAGTTTACAAAGATGATGGTAAAGGGGTTAAAAAAATAAAAAAAGGTAATGGTTTAAAGAATATTGAAGATAGAATTACATTAATGAATGGAAGTTTTAATATTGAAACTGAAGAAAATGATGGTTTTAAAATAATAATAAGCATCCCTTATAATTCTTAA
- a CDS encoding nucleotidyltransferase family protein: MNYKEALFFVGKCLTVTHEEHNRILIEKDLKAEKVDWDNVVKLSTEHYVFPALYCNLKRADFLHYLPNDLVDYMKHITDLNRERNQQIIKQAKEINQLLLKNNISPIFLKGTGNLLEGLYEDIAERMIGDIDLVFKKEEASKAYKILKQNNYKKIESTSIMPPNHRHYPRLVNEDYIAAVEIHKEILRDNYAKIFNYKSIEFNLKHKNEFCLLGLKHQLMLTILSKQINDYGYLLKQVFMRNFYDAFLFSKKIDTINSIREFSFFFSKANSFLALSSSVLNHPNSIKFEKNQVTKNYTLKSLSNLNKKKRLIKLSIFLRIRIPILFKGLYNKKYRKFILSRIKKLN; encoded by the coding sequence ATGAATTATAAAGAAGCGTTATTTTTTGTTGGAAAATGTTTAACCGTAACACATGAAGAGCATAATAGAATTCTTATTGAAAAAGATTTAAAAGCTGAAAAAGTTGATTGGGATAATGTTGTAAAACTAAGTACAGAACATTATGTTTTCCCTGCATTATATTGTAATTTAAAACGTGCTGATTTCCTACATTATTTACCAAATGATTTGGTTGATTACATGAAACATATTACAGATTTAAACAGAGAAAGAAATCAACAAATAATTAAGCAAGCTAAAGAAATAAACCAATTATTATTAAAAAATAATATCTCACCAATATTCTTAAAAGGAACAGGGAATTTACTTGAAGGATTATATGAAGATATTGCAGAAAGAATGATTGGTGATATTGATCTAGTTTTCAAAAAAGAAGAAGCAAGTAAAGCTTATAAAATATTAAAACAAAACAATTACAAAAAGATTGAATCCACATCTATTATGCCTCCAAATCACAGGCATTATCCAAGATTAGTTAATGAAGATTATATTGCTGCAGTAGAAATACATAAAGAAATATTACGAGACAATTATGCGAAAATTTTTAATTATAAATCTATAGAGTTTAATTTAAAACATAAAAATGAGTTCTGTTTGCTTGGCCTAAAACATCAATTAATGTTAACAATTTTGAGTAAACAAATAAATGATTATGGATACTTATTAAAGCAAGTATTTATGAGAAATTTTTATGATGCTTTTCTATTCTCAAAAAAAATAGATACAATAAACTCAATTAGGGAATTTTCGTTTTTCTTTTCAAAAGCAAATTCATTTTTAGCACTTTCTTCATCAGTTTTAAACCACCCAAATTCAATTAAGTTTGAAAAAAATCAAGTAACTAAAAATTACACATTAAAAAGTTTAAGTAATTTAAATAAAAAGAAAAGACTAATAAAATTATCTATTTTCTTAAGAATAAGAATCCCAATATTATTCAAAGGTCTTTATAACAAGAAGTATAGAAAATTTATTTTATCAAGAATAAAAAAATTAAATTAA